One window of Athalia rosae chromosome 4, iyAthRosa1.1, whole genome shotgun sequence genomic DNA carries:
- the LOC105692748 gene encoding POU domain protein CF1A, with amino-acid sequence MAATTYMPVSSAVSAELDGGSGSGIGMNIAVGGYSSGSPRSAADAGEMKYMPAPQHHHHHHHHHQVSSSPTPNGLSHPASLSSANPWVSLQPGSDPWAASMGMHHTTHHPHHHPHQANTTLDVKPLAAASATDSVQGMHHRGPHQSPGMASPHSWHAPVVPSAHYNPSGGAASPTTLQQYHAAMNGMLHQHPHQHPHQLHNHQAGLPHHLRDAHNHSPPSGHPLHPGHPLDRDHSAGEEDTPTSDDLEAFAKQFKQRRIKLGFTQADVGLALGTLYGNVFSQTTICRFEALQLSFKNMCKLKPLLQKWLEEADSTTGSPTSIDKIAAQGRKRKKRTSIEVSVKGALEQHFHKQPKPSAQEITSLADSLQLEKEVVRVWFCNRRQKEKRMTPPNTLGDGMMEGMPPGHQGQGGLHQGYHPQDHLHGSPMGHSHSPPMLSPQGLTAHSLTAH; translated from the coding sequence ATGGCTGCTACCACGTACATGCCTGTTAGTAGTGCAGTGTCCGCTGAGCTGGATGGTGGTTCCGGATCCGGGATCGGGATGAACATCGCCGTGGGTGGCTACTCCTCGGGTTCGCCCCGCAGCGCCGCTGACGCCGGCGAAATGAAGTACATGCCCGCTCCTCagcatcaccatcatcatcaccatcaccaccaaGTTTCCTCGTCACCGACGCCGAACGGACTTTCGCACCCGGCGAGTCTCAGTTCGGCCAATCCTTGGGTCAGTCTTCAACCGGGCAGCGATCCATGGGCGGCATCCATGGGGATGCACCACACGACCCACCACCCCCATCACCATCCGCACCAGGCGAACACGACGCTGGACGTGAAACCTCTGGCCGCGGCGTCGGCGACGGATTCCGTCCAGGGGATGCATCACAGGGGGCCCCATCAGTCCCCGGGGATGGCCTCGCCGCATTCCTGGCACGCGCCCGTCGTACCCTCGGCCCATTATAACCCGAGCGGCGGAGCGGCGTCTCCTACGACGCTGCAACAGTACCACGCGGCGATGAACGGGATGCTCCATCAGCACCCGCACCAACATCCTCACCAACTGCACAACCATCAAGCGGGACTTCCGCACCATCTGAGAGACGCGCACAACCACAGTCCGCCCTCGGGACACCCTTTGCACCCAGGACATCCGCTCGACAGGGATCACAGTGCCGGCGAAGAGGACACGCCGACGTCCGACGACCTCGAAGCCTTCGCCAAACAGTTCAAACAGAGGAGAATCAAGTTGGGCTTTACTCAAGCCGACGTCGGACTAGCCCTAGGTACATTATATGGAAACGTGTTCTCGCAAACGACGATATGCAGGTTCGAAGCGCTCCAGTTGTCCTTCAAAAACATGTGCAAGCTCAAACCACTGCTTCAAAAGTGGCTGGAAGAGGCGGATTCGACGACGGGATCGCCCACGAGCATCGACAAGATCGCGGCGCAGGGTAGGAAGCGGAAAAAGCGTACGTCGATCGAGGTGTCGGTGAAGGGTGCCCTGGAACAACATTTCCACAAACAGCCGAAACCGTCGGCGCAAGAGATCACTTCGCTCGCCGACAGTCTTCAACTCGAGAAGGAAGTGGTGAGGGTGTGGTTCTGCAACCGGCGGCagaaggagaagaggatgACTCCGCCAAACACCCTGGGCGACGGTATGATGGAGGGTATGCCACCGGGACATCAAGGTCAGGGAGGTCTTCACCAAGGATACCATCCGCAGGATCATCTCCACGGATCGCCGATGGGTCACAGTCACAGTCCCCCGATGCTCAGCCCTCAGGGTCTTACGGCACATTCCCTTACGGCCCACTAG